One Myotis daubentonii chromosome 3, mMyoDau2.1, whole genome shotgun sequence genomic window carries:
- the LOC132229301 gene encoding olfactory receptor 5AC2-like, giving the protein MSEGNKTLVTEFVLTGLAEQPWLQVLLFLVFLVIYLTTMVGNLGLMALIWKDAHLHTPMYLFLGGLAFADACTSTSVTPRMLVNFLDQTAVISLAECITQFYSFASSATTECFLWVVMAYGRYVAICKPLLYPVVMPNRLCAKLISISYAVGFLHPLVHVSLLLRLTFCKSNIIHYFYCEILQLFKISCYDPSINALMILIFAAFTQISTLMTIIMSYTRVLSDILKKKSEKGKGKAFSTCSARLLSVSLYYGALICMYVRPASGLAEDQDRMYSLFYTIIIPLLSPFIYSLRNKEVIGALRRIAKK; this is encoded by the coding sequence ATGTCAGAAGGAAACAAGACTCTGGTGACTGAGTTTGTTCTCACAGGACTTGCAGAGCAACCATGGTTGCAGGTCCTCCTCTTCCTCGTGTTCTTAGTCATCTACCTCACCACCATGGTAGGCAACCTTGGACTGATGGCTCTTATTTGGAAGGATGCCCATCTTCACACGCCCATGTACTTGTTCCTTGGTGGATTAGCTTTTGCAGATGCTTGCACTTCAACTTCCGTAACTCCCAGGATGCTGGTCAACTTCTTAGACCAGACTGCAGTGATATCCCTAGCTGAGTGCATCacccaattttattcttttgcttcCAGTGCAACTACAGAATGTTTCCTCTGGGTAGTGATGGCCTATGGCCGCTATGTAGCCATATGTAAGCCTTTGCTTTATCCAGTGGTGATGCCCAACAGACTCTGCGCTAAGTTGATAAGTATTTCGTATGCAGTTGGTTTTCTGCATCCTCTTGTTCACGTGAGTTTGTTATTAAGATTAACTTTCTGCAAGTCTAACATAATACATTATTTCTACTGTGAAATTTTACAGCTGTTCAAAATTTCATGCTATGACCCATCTATTAATGCACTAATGATACTTATTTTTGCAGCTTTTACACAAATATCCACTTTAATGACCATCATAATGTCTTATACTCGGGTGCTCTCTGACATTCTGAAGAAAAAGTCTGAAAAGGGCAAAGGCAAAGCCTTCTCCACGTGCAGTGCCCGCCTGCTCTCTGTCTCGCTGTACTATGGCGCTCTCATCTGCATGTATGTGCGTCCTGCATCTGGCCTAGCTGAAGATCAGGACAGAATGTATTCCCTGTTTTACACGATTATAATTCCCCTGCTAAGCCCATTTATTTATAGCTTGAGAAATAAAGAGGTTATAGGTGCCTTGAGAAGAATTGCAAAGAAGTAG
- the LOC132229303 gene encoding olfactory receptor 5AC1-like, with amino-acid sequence MEVNKTQVTEFLLTGLTDLPELQVPLFLVFLVIYLTTMVGNLGLIFLIWKDPRLHTPMYLLLGSLAFADACSSSSVTPKMLINFLSKNHMISLVECIIQFYIFASSANTECFLLVVMAYDRYVAICNPLLYPVVMSNIFCIQLLGVSYTVGFIHPMMHVGLLFRLTFCKSNIIHYFYCEILQLFKVSCTDPGVNMLLIFIFSVFIQLFTFMTIIVSYTRVLFVILKTKSEKGRRKAFSTCSAHLLSVSLFYGTLFFMYVCPGSGRIQNQDKMYSLFYTVIIPLLNPFIYSLRNKDVKGALRRIINK; translated from the coding sequence ATGGAGGTAAACAAAACCCAGGTGACTGAGTTTCTTCTCACGGGACTTACAGATCTTCCAGAGCTGCAGGTCCCCCTGTTCCTGGTGTTCCTGGTCATCTATCTAACCACCATGGTGGGCAACCTTggactcatttttctcatctggaaGGACCCCCGTCTACATACCCCTATGTACTTACTCCTTGGCAGTCTGGCCTTTGCAGATGCCTGTTCTTCATCTTCGGTGACTCCTAAGATGctaattaattttttatctaAGAATCACATGATATCCTTGGTTGAGTGCATCatccaattttatatttttgcttccAGTGCAAACACAGAATGTTTTCTCCTGGTAgtgatggcctatgaccgctATGTAGCCATATGTAACCCCTTGCTTTATCCAGTGGTGATGTCCAATATCTTCTGCATTCAATTATTAGGTGTTTCATATACTGTTGGGTTTATTCATCCCATGATGCATGTTGGATTGTTATTTAGGTTAACTTTCTGCAAGTCTAATATAATACATTATTTCTACTGTGAAATTTTACAACTGTTTAAGGTTTCGTGTACTGACCCTGGAGTTAATATGctcctgatttttatattttcagtgtttATACAACTTTTCACTTTTATGACCATCATAGTCTCTTACACCCGTGTTCTGTTTGTCATCCTAAAAACGAAGTCTGAAAAGGGCAGAAGAAAGGCCTTTTCCACGTGCAGTGCCCACCtgctctctgtttccttgttctATGGCACTCTATTCTTCATGTATGTGTGCCCTGGGTCTGGCCGCATTCAGAATCAGgataaaatgtattctttattttacaCAGTCATAATTCCCCTGCTAAATCCTTTTATTTACAGTCTGAGGAATAAAGACGTGAAAGGTGCCTTGAGGAGaataataaataagtga